The sequence CAGGGAGACCCCACCTCAGCAGAGCTTTTAAGTcgggagccctgtgctgggcccaCTTCTGTTCGTGGGGGACCTCTTACAGGGTGAGCTTGGGGCTCTGGGGAGGGTCCTGGGCTCAGCCCTGCGCCGCGCCTCTCGCCCCGCTGCGGCAGGAGGAAGCGCAGCTACAAGCAGGCGGTCAGTGAGCTGGAGGAGGAGCCGCAGCTGGAGGACGAGGAGCTGCAGGCCCCCAGGAGCAagaccccttcccctccctgccctgccagcAAGGTGAGCGGGCACCTGccaaccctccctccctccttcggTCCCCTGCCCCCCGCGGCCTTGTCCTTACCTTGGTCCCCTCCCGCAGGTGGTGCGGCCCCTCCGGACCTTCCTGCACACCGTGCAGAGGAACCAGATGCTCATGACCCCGACCTCGGCGCCCCGCAGCAGCGTCATGAAATCTTTCATCAAGCGCAACACTCCCCTGCGCATGGACCCTAAGGTGAGGGAGCCCGTGGCCCTGGCCGAGCTTTGCTCCAGCCGGCTGGTGCGGCCAGAGACTCCAATCCCCTCGGCTGCCGGGAGGAGCATGGGTCTGGACCAAGGCAGCCGTGACCTGGCCCTGGCCAAGGGCCAGCTCCCTCCTCTATGGCTACTGGAGgactgtccctgctccctgggcTCTGCACCACAGCTTAGAGGCTTAGCTGGTTGCCCGTGACACCTGGGCCTTGGCCGCTGGGCTGAGAAGTAGTAGAAGTGGCGTAGCTGGCCATGGCCATGACCATCCATCCCCACGCCCACTCTGGGGGCTTGAGTAGTTAAGGTGAGGGACACACGTGGACGCTGTGCTCGCTGGGGATGGGGGCTGCTGAGCTGGCAGGCACCGGGGGGCTGCTGATGAGAGGCTGCGGGCCCCACACCGATGCTGGCATGGCCAAGAGGGTGGCCGGCTTTCAGGGCGTCCCCCAGCCTGCCATTAACTCCTGGCTTTTTCCTTGTCTCCTCTTCCCCACAGTGCAGCTTCGTTGTAAGTAAAGCCTTTTCCTGTCCCGGTAACCTAGCTCCCCCTAGCACTTACCTGCTTAGCCCTCCTCCTGCAAACCCACCAGCGCGTGTAGAAGCACTAACGTGGGAAATGGAGGGGTGCGGccgagggggtgggggagccggAGGCGCTGGGTGGCTGCCTGGAGACGCCCAGCCCTTCCGGGTGCCCTCCCCGTGCAGGCCCCATCCTCTCTGCCCTTGTGTCTGCTCCCGGGAGGACGGACGTTGATCTCAGAACCTCCCTGaagccagggaggcagagggggtgcGGCCTGCGGCCGTTGGCGGGGGCCACAGCTTGGATTTCCCCACAGCAcctccctccctactccccagctctgggctcccCCTCAGGGTTTGGGGCTGTGAAGAGAACAGATAAGTTGTCTCTGGTCCCCAGAGCCACCAAGATGGATTGGGTCACAGACCTTCGCTACTGCCCTGAGGGGCGGAGCTAGGGGGGAAACCAGGGTTCAAGGCTGAGTTTTGTGGGCGTAGCAGTGGAACTGCCAATAGCAGCCTCTGGAGAGAAGGCCACGGAAGCTGTTCTCTTCCCAGATACCTCAGAGCTGAGCCAGGCCACGGGCCCTGAGGAAGGAGCCCCAGATAGCCGGGATCGGCTTAGCTTGGAGTCTTGGCTTCCTGGGGTCTCCTTGGTTCCCACTGGTGCTTTGAAGGGCCTAATGCTAGGACGGCTTCTACCTCTTAGCAGAGGGCCTCGGGCTAGACAGATCAGGGGCTTCCCAGCAGTTAGACAGGTAGGCCCTGAACTTGCCTCTCCTGCGAGGAAGCTGGTCCCCTTCAGCTGAGCATCTGGGGCCGGTGGGCCGTTTCTATGTTCGGAGACAGGGGGCATAAGTGGGTCACAGGGACCTCGGACTCCTTTCTTAACCTTTGGCTGAGTTTCCTTTGGCTACAGAATGAGATCAAGGTCGTTTCATAGAAATGGATGTGCCAAAGACCTGTGTTCCaagcacccagcacagggctttgtACGAAGTGATTTTGAGTAAAAGGCAGAGAGACTGCTTGGTTGAGGCTCCTGGAGGCAGAAGGGGCTCAACAAGCTTGGTTTTCTCCCCTGCTGCCTTGGCCTCAGTGCGGcctctggggaggagggacagcccAGCCCACATTGGAGGCATGGGACAGAGGGCACACACGGATTCTATGACACGGACAATTCTTGCTTTCTCCTATAAAGTTCACAATGCCCAGGACAGTTTCCCTGACCTGTGTTGGGCAATTTTAGCACTCAGACTTCCAGAACAAAACTGGTTTTGCTGAGCCCTGTGGGAAGCAGGAGTCTGCTCAGCCCCTGGGGCAGGAACAGAGGGTGGTGGGTGCTCCAGGTACCACGTGAACTTTGCCTCCCAGGTGTGTTCCTCAGCGGACAGCAGGGGGTGGGAGTTGACTTCTGCCTGGGTGACCTTGAACCTGCAGAGTTACATCTTTGACCAAATGTGGAGTGTTCGCAGCCACTGTTGCTAAGAAAGTTTTAGTATTATGTCCTTTCTCTCCATCGTGGGTGGCGACGACACCCATGCAGGCGGTGGGCCTTCCTGTGTGTCCCGCAGTCCTTTGGGCTCCGTTTCTCTTCAGtagctttttctctctgtttggaTCAGATGGCGTTTCATTGACTTATTTTCACGTTTATTGATAACTGCCTATCTTTGCCATTCTGCTCTTGGACCTAGGtactgagttttttattttttttaatctccgtTACTGTATTTTGAGCTCTCAAATtcccaatttactttttttctggaTCTTCTGTCTGCTGAGATTTTCTGTTTTGCCAGTTGTCTCAAGAACCGGACTACTGTCGAAACATTTTTAGAAGAGCAGTGTGATAGTCAGGGTCGTGTGTATGCGTTTGCCCCCCGCAGCTGAGCCTTGGCCTTCGCACACAACCTGACAGTATTGTTTTCTCCATCCATACTGTACGCTTCCTGTCTCTGCGGTTCTCCCTCTCGGCCCCCCAGCCAGGAAGCTGAGGCTTTATTACCCTGCCATGCCTCATGCTTCCACGGCCGCATCCGGAGTCAGCTGCTGGGCGGGAGAGGCAGCCTTGGCCCAAGCTTCCGGGATCACAGCCCCGCAGTAGGGAGGGGAAGCTTCTCCTCCCTCAGGGTTTTGACGCTGCAGTTTCTTCTAACTGTGGCTGTCCCCACTGTCACAGGGTTTTTCATGGCCTGGGGCATGAGAGGACGAAGAAAAGGACAAACCAAGATCGGGCTTCCTGCATACTCTGAGCATTAGACGTCCCCTTTCCACCCCGAGTCAGAACGAGAGGGCCTTTCCCACATTCTGTCTGTCTGCACTGCACAGGGCCCTTTGGGGTTTCAGACCTCATTGAGTTTAgatgagaggaaaaataataaacttcctGTGGATTCGGTGATGCTCCgaagcctgctcttccccctctgtctgcccgCATAGCCCTCACACAGCTGCTCCATGCAGGCGTTTATGGCCACGTTGAGTGGGAGAGGCCGCGCGGAGTGTCTGCTCTCAACCGGGAGGAGCCCTGCTCTCCATCTTTAGGGCCGTATTACCTTGGGCCCAGATTTCTAGGTGGGAAATTTGCAGTGAGGAGCAGAGGCCAAGGGGAAATGGACAGTCACTCATGCAGGgagaggggcctctgggtggccgAGCCCAGAGGCgagagagcctgatgggaggcAGGAAAGGGGTCCAGGTCCCAGCCACCACCCTCTTGCCCTGGCCGGCAGGGAGCAAGTACCACTCTTGTCCTTGGCCAGGGAGTGCTCCGTGTCCCCACCTGTGACCTGTGCTTGCCCCCTGCTGTGCCTCTGGGGCTTTCGGGGCACGTGGAGGAGGAGGGTCCCAGCACTGTTCTGCTGAACAACCAACTAGTACTTTACAAAAGTGCTAAAAATCACAATGTTCCTGTATCACAGAGACTCTGCCATCCTTAATTTTATCTCCCCAGCCTATAGTAATCTTTGTTAGCATTTGGctgtattccatttttttcaaatattgagaAACACAaaagagcctgtgtgtgtgtgtgtgtacacatagcATAAAAGTGACAGCCTAGTACTAATAGATGAACATTGTGTGCCCACCATGCCCTGTGTGGAACGTTAACCGCAATTTCTACAGCTGTCTGTCTCTTCCTGATCTTACCCTTCCTTCGCTTCGTAAGTGCACTTTAACATAGTTGTAATCAGAACTTAGATCCAATTTTGAGCCCGATTTTTGTGCTGCTGCGATGTGGCAGGGTTTAGTCAAGGGCAATCAGGAGGCCTTAGGGCCCCCCCAAGGACTGTAGCCGCAGACTTCAATCTGACTGGGGAGGGAGGCATGTTTGGGGGCAGCTCTGCCTCTCTAGCAGTCTGGCAGGGGGCCCGGGGGGCACCCCTGCTGCACCAGGGCCTCActtaccccccaccccgcctcatcccaccccaccccacctcaccccaggaGAAGGAGCGGCAGCGCCTCGAGAACCTGCGGCGGAAGGAGGAGGCCGAGCTGCTCCGCAGGCAGAAGGTGGAGGAAGACAAGCGGCGGCGGCTGGAGGAGGTGAAGCTGTAAGTGCTCTGCCTCcgggcccctgccctgccccggcCTCGCCTCCACTCGCTGGGCTCCCCACCACTGCCCTGTGCCCGCAGGAAGCGCGAGGAGCGCCTCCGCAAGGTGCTGCAGGCCCGGGAACGGGTGGAGCAgatgaaggaggagaagaagaagcagattgAGCAGAAGTTTGCTCAGATCGACGAGAAGACTGAGAAGGTGCGAGCCTCGGGCTGCTGGGTGCTGCGCTCTGGGCTGGGCTGCACCCTGGTGGGCCCCAAGCAGGTcagactggggggggggcggggcggggcttcCGGGTGCCCCTCCCTTGGGTCGTGGGGAGCAAGCATGTCTTGCAGGGGCAGGGAGCGCAGGGTTCGGCGCCCGTTCTGCAGGGCTGAGTGAGGAGGGGTGTGCTCATGGACACATCTGGGTGCGCTCTGCAGGCCAAGGAGGAGCGGCTGGCTGAGGAGAAAGCCAGGAAGAAGGCAGCAGCCAAGAAGATGGAGGAGGTGGAGGCGCGccggaagcaggaggaggaggcgcGGCGGCTCCGGAGGCTCCAGCAGGTATGAGGGCAGGTGGGCCGACGGGCTCGGGCttcaggaagggaggggaaggctgGCATGTGCCTCAGTCCCCCGGCACCACTGGGCGCACCCCACTTGGTTGGGCTGGGCTTGGGGGCTCCCGTGGCTTCAGCCCCGGAGGAGGTTCAGCAAATGCCTGGGAGACGTGGATGGTGACAGGAACTTCCCTCCCGTTTGCTGTGGAGGTGACCGTTCGAGAGTTAAGCGTACAGACCCTGGAGCCAGACTTCCAGTCTCGGCTCTGCCGCTtggcagctgtgtgaccctgggcaggtcacTTGACCTTGCTGGGCTTCAGGTCCTTCTGGTAACAGTGATATCTACTTGATAGGGTTGGTGTGCAGAGGAACGACAGGGAACCCAAATCTGTCACTAGGGGGTTAAGtacaaataaataactataatttattttttattttattttatttttttaaagattccgtttatttatttgacagagatcacaagtaggcagagaggcaggcagagagaggaagggaagcaggctccctgcagagcagagagcccgatgcggagctcgatcccaggaccctgggatcatgacctgagccgaaggcagaggctttataacccactgagcctccctggTGCCCCAAATAACTACAGTTTAGTTAGTGTCTGCTACATGCCAGACACCGAAGTATGTTCTGTGTATGAACTCGGCAACTTCCTGAGGTTGTGGGTATTACTCTTGTCCCCATTTATtcatgaggaaaccgaggccagAGAGCCTAAGCCGCTTGGCTGGGGTCAGACAGCAGGTGGGTGGTCTGGCTCCGGTCTCTGCCCCTGACTGCCGGCTCTGCTGCTGCACAACAGGCACTTTTCCTGGTGATTCTTGGTGGAGCTCTGCCCGGGCTCTCGCCGCTGGGAGGGAGCAGCGCTCTGCCCACACTGTCCTTGCTCCTTCTGCAGCCCCTTCCCCTCGCCCCCGACCTTGCTCTCCCTtcacaggaggaggaagagcggCGGCACCAAGAGctgcagaagaagaaggaggaggagcaggagcggCTGCGCAGGGCGGCCGAGGCCAAGAGGCTGGCggagcagcgggagcagcagcGGGAGCAGGAGCGGCAGCTGGCCGAGCAGCGGGAGCAGGAGCGCCGGCGGGAGCAGGAGCGGCTCCAGGCCGAGAGGTGAGGGGCCCACGCCCCGCTGGCCCAGGCGGCGTCCTGGCCTCGCGCGCGCAGCTGTCCCCAGGAGGTGGCTGCCCCCTTCACTTGGGGTCTGCGAAAGGGCAGGCTCTTCTGGTACTGGGAACTGGGCCAGGCCTCGGCTTCCTGCCCTGACAGGCTCTCGCTTTGGTCCTCAGGGAGCTGCAGGAGAGGGAGCGCGAGAAGGCGCTGCGGCTGCAGAAGGAGCGGCTGCAGAGGGAGCtcgaggagaagaaaaagaaggtaaaggAGAGCGGGCCGGGGGCTCCTGTGGGGTCCGTGCCGAGCTCCGGGCCGACCTGGGGGTCACCGGCCCAGCAGATGCCTCGCCTGCCTGGCTGTGTGGGGTtggcgtgggggagggggcgagggCACGCGGCTTGCGCGCTCGGTCTCTGACACCGGCCTCCGCGCGCCCCAGGAAGAGGAGCAGCGCCTGGCGGAGGAGCGGctgcaggaggagcagcagaggaaagccagggcggcggcggcggccagcAAAGGCCTGAATGTGACTGTGGATGTGCAGGTGAGGCCGGGCACCCGAGTGGAGAGGCTCTGGTCCCTGGTCCTTCCCTTCCCAGTAGCTGGAGGCACAGACTATGTACTAGGAccggaagaaggaggaaggataCAGGTGGCCCAGttgtttttaccattttcttaCTCTTAAAAGTGGAATttgttatggaaaaaaaaaaaaaaaaaaggaagaagaaactaaaTTCTTTTAGAGAGTATAATGTGAAAGAAAGGTACCCTTACAggagagagatcatgacttgagccaaaatcaagagttggacactcaaccgaccgaggcagccaggcgcccctcgtaCTAGAATTTCTGTAACGAGCCCTTGTAACAGTATAATGCTCTTACAAACAACGTACGTGGAAGGGTTTTCATTGCAGTATAGCTTATGAGGATGCATTGAGCCAAATGTTCATCTATAACAGATGGTTAAGGTAAGCACCAGTTATGGGGTTCCCAGGGGGATATTCCTGGCTGCTGGAGACACACTGACCAGGAAGAATGTTTGCAAAGCACTTTAACTTGaaaaaggaagatacaaagaatgaGTTCTGGagtactgaaaagaaagaaaataaaatggaaaaaaaattttaaaaaggaaaggaaagggaagatacAGTCATTGTggtatgacttttttaaaattaaaaagtgagccCCTGAACCTATCTTACTCCCCATGAAATGAGAGGTGCTGACTAGAGCCCCAGCGGCCCTCGGCGGTGAGAGAGGCAAGAAGGCGGGCCAGGGGAACTGACAGCCATGTTCGTCTTCTCCAGTCTCCAGCTTGTACCTCCTATCAGATGACGCCACAGGGCCACAGGGCCCCCCCCAAGATCAACCCAGATAACTACGGGATGGACCTGAATAGCGACGACTCCACCGATGACGAGGCCCATCCCCGGAAGCCTATCCCTACCTGGGCCAGAGGTAAGCAGGACTCAGAGTTCCTCAGGAGACCTAGGTCCTCTCTTGTGACATCTTGGATCTTGGACATAGTGGCCTGCCAGCTGTGGGTGCCAGGAGGCTCTTGTACCCATGGGCTGGCTACTCGCCCAACAAGCCTGTGGTGGACCTTGGGATGTGCCAGGGGAGGGCGGGCACTGTATAGCCAGTGGGCTTATCTGAGGACCAGTTGGACGGTGGGGGGCGCCTCTCTTCTCAAGAAATGAGTTAAATTATGGCTGGCTGCCCGGACGCCTGGTGCTGGCTGTTCCCGCTTGGCTCTGTGCCCCCCCCTTGGAGCCCTACCCAATGGGCCAGCTGGAGGTAGACCCAAATAAGCAGCTTCGGGTAGGAGTAACACCAAGATGGGCTAACAGGTTTTAGGCAGCACCACAAGAACTGGAGCTGGCAGTTCCGGGCAGCTGGGGAACACCTGAGGCAGGGACGCTTGAGCAGGATATGATCCCAGAGTAGACAAGCTGCGATGTTTAAACAGGCGCGTGGGTGAGGGTGACCAGGCCACTGAAGACCGGGGTGCAAGGCCTACTGGGAAAGGGGCGGGGCCCGTGCGTACTGTGGGCACTTTATCGAGtgagctgagctgggctgagGGTGGAATGCAGTCTCACTGCCCGGAGAGAAGGGCCCAGAGCCCCATAGGGGATCAGCTCTCTCCAGAAGACAGCTTGCTTTGGTGTCACCTTGCTTGAACTCCCTGTTGGCTAGAATCTGATTTAGTCTCCTTAACGTCTGACATCAGGTCATTTGGGAGGTGGCAGCAGGCAGGGGGGTCAGCATGCCCGAGTGGCCCCCTAATGGTGCTTGACCTTCACCAGCTTAACCTggctcggttttctcatctgtgaagtgggggtgATGCCTGCTGAGAAGGGTTATTTAGGATGAAGTGAGTTAGTGTTTATAAGTGCCAGGCGCATGTTTCACTTCCTGACCTCCCCCAGGGACCCCCTAACAAGGCTGTGTGCCACCCATAGCCTTGGCCCAGGGGCCCCATTGGTGAGCTCCCTGTGCCACGGGACGTGGCAGTggtcaggggaagggggagaagcaccCGAGCACAGCGGTCGGGGATGGCAGTATGTGCTTACGTTCTGGAGCTGGACTGGTCTCCAGACCCCAGCTCCCCCCAGTCACTAGCCGTGGGCCCTTGGGCAAGTCTCACCATTATCAAATGGGGAGGATGAAGGAGCGGCCTCCCTGGTGGCTGTGGGGATAACGAGGTCATGCAGTGACCCAGGGCCTGGCCCACGTGAGCACCTGGGGACCCGTGTTCAGGTGAAGCTGCCAGAGGATGGCAGTGGGAACAGGCAGGAAGAGCGTTTTCAGGGAACGAGGGTCCTGAGAAAGGAGCCAGTGTGGCAGACCTGGGGGCATGCTGGGGCGGAGAAGGCGACAAGGGGCCGGGGGTTGGAGAGACTCACGAGGAGCCCCAAGGCAGTGACCTGACCCTCCGTGTCCTCCCGCAGGCACTCAGCTAAGCCAGGCCATCATCCACCAGTACTACCACCCACCGAACCTGCTCGAGCTCTTTGGAAGCATCCTCCCTCTGGACTTGGAGGACATCTTCAAAAAGAGCAAACCCCGCTACCACAAGCGCACCAGCTCTGCTGTCTGGAACTCGCCGCCCCTGCTTGGTGCCAGGGTCCCCAGCAGCCTGGCCTACAGCTTGAAGAAGTACTGAGGCCCCCGGGCCTGCTCAGCGGTCTcagcccctgtgtgtgtgtctacctGTCCGCCCCTCTGTCGCTCGGTGCCATCCTGCCTGGTGTTCTGTCTCGGGGGGTTGCCGTGTGTATATAAATGTCCTCTGTGTGCTGCAGGCAGAACGGGGCCCAGGCCTGTTTGGAGGCTGCactgggtggggggttgggggagaaccAGCCCAGCCCCGCCTGGCCTGCACACAGCACTCTGTAAATAGGTTGGTAGAATTCAGCGGAATTTTAGCCTCTAGTGTTCGAGAGCTAGAATAATAAAGTGTGTTCCTTCAAGCCTGCTGTGGGTATTGTGGGGATGGGGGGCCTTGGCAGAATGTCCCGGACCCTGGCCCTGCCGCCCCGTGTCTCAGGCCGCTGGTGGGCTGGGGGCCAAggcattctttcttctctgggcTGTGCTTCCAGATCAGCCGGGTCTCCCATGTCAAGATGCTGACGCAGTGGGTGATTCTGATTCTGTCCTTGGGCAATGCTGAGACTCAAGTCAGTTACCTGCACGATGGGGCAGGTGAAgctactttcttattttctggggAGCTCCTTCCTTGTAAAGGGAGGCTTGTTCAGTGGGAAAGACGTGGAGGTTGAGGTCACGAGGACTGGGCTCTTTACACAGCTCTGCCACCTAGCCCCACAGGCTCCACCCTTGCTGCATGAATAGTCAAAGGACTTGACAAGGTGTGCACACTGCTAAAGCAGGAATTCTGATTAGAAAGATGTCTCCGGAAACCACGTTGGGACCAGTGCTTGCAAGCTGTTGAGGTTTCTCCAACAGTCCAGGCAGCTACTCGTTCATTGCTTAGTGCTTGACACTTGGCGGCTGTGGTTGTGCCCCAGAGCTGCCTGCTCAGCTCCTCGTCTGCTCCAGCCTCTAGGACAGGGGTTGGTGAACTATGGCCTCATGGGCCAAATGAAACCTCAGGCAGTTTTTGTAAAGTTTCACTGGGACCCACCTAATAGAAACAAATATCTGTTGTCTCGGGCTGCTCTGCTGAGGGCAGAGTTAAATAGTTGTAACAGAGGCCTTATGGCCCCCCAAGCTGAAAATACGATGGCCCTTTACAGGAAGTTTGGTGACCCCTGCTCTAGGACCCCTGCTTTGCTGACCCCCTTGAATAAAGGCTAAATTCAAGAGCActtgaaaatgaggaaatagtGAGCATACACAATAGACTGAAGTTCAAAAGGACTccacccatttaaaaaaacataacatTTGATGGTTCATTCAAATACCGCGCACAGCTCAAATTGGTTCCATATGCTCTTGGACTAGAAACTTGTGTGGAGTCCGTTGGCGAGTGTGTCTTTACCTAGGACTGatcaactatttttcttttatggactgAACTTGTGTCCCATCTTCTACATCTTTGTCTAGCCCCAGTTGTCAGAGATttcccttatattttcttctacatgTTTTATAGTTCTATCAATAttacatttaggtttatgatctactttgagttaattttttttgaagcGTGAGGATTATGTTTTTGGTGTATTTGGTTTTGGGAGCATATGGTTATATGTTCAGTGGTTCcaggaccatttgttgaatagactttgttttcctctgaatttCTTTTGCATCTTTGTCAAG comes from Mustela erminea isolate mMusErm1 chromosome 9, mMusErm1.Pri, whole genome shotgun sequence and encodes:
- the INCENP gene encoding inner centromere protein isoform X1 — its product is MGSTAPGPIHLLELCDQKLMEFICNVDNKDLVWLEEIKEEAERMFTREFNKEPELMPKTPSQKNRRKKRRVSYVQDENRDPIRKRLSRRKTRSSQLSSRHLRSKDKVEKLATVVGENGSVLRRMTRAAAAAVAATAASAAPSSSPESPTALTKKPANSLAEGQLVPVVEISVSERGSAEQHLRGIKSAQSPSGAPSPPAAAPASPSISMSEEESTPKKPEAGRLESVTVTSLKATPQDPKGRGVGAGRSASKLRIAQASLGPQDLSGSPASPWQERVLAPIQPDNCSTPTGTRVDPQSVRRSLIAPSSPGCQVSLAEKYSLVDRKEKPVRRSSRRIGKKAAEEPAASARIICHSYLERLLNVEVPQKVGPEQKPGKEAEPVEAAEPEVLKNAPRSATKIAISTPGSRPVAGGQETPSEGQQEPKTDQADGPKERPQSVRRKRSYKQAVSELEEEPQLEDEELQAPRSKTPSPPCPASKVVRPLRTFLHTVQRNQMLMTPTSAPRSSVMKSFIKRNTPLRMDPKCSFVEKERQRLENLRRKEEAELLRRQKVEEDKRRRLEEVKLKREERLRKVLQARERVEQMKEEKKKQIEQKFAQIDEKTEKAKEERLAEEKARKKAAAKKMEEVEARRKQEEEARRLRRLQQEEEERRHQELQKKKEEEQERLRRAAEAKRLAEQREQQREQERQLAEQREQERRREQERLQAERELQEREREKALRLQKERLQRELEEKKKKEEEQRLAEERLQEEQQRKARAAAAASKGLNVTVDVQSPACTSYQMTPQGHRAPPKINPDNYGMDLNSDDSTDDEAHPRKPIPTWARGTQLSQAIIHQYYHPPNLLELFGSILPLDLEDIFKKSKPRYHKRTSSAVWNSPPLLGARVPSSLAYSLKKY
- the INCENP gene encoding inner centromere protein isoform X2 translates to MGSTAPGPIHLLELCDQKLMEFICNVDNKDLVWLEEIKEEAERMFTREFNKEPELMPKTPSQKNRRKKRRVSYVQDENRDPIRKRLSRRKTRSSQLSSRHLRSKDKVEKLATVVGENGSVLRRMTRAAAAAVAATAASAAPSSSPESPTALTKKPANSLAEGQLVPVVEISVSERGSAEQHLRGIKSAQSPSGAPSPPAAAPASPSISMSEEESTPKKPEAGRLESVTVTSLKATPQDPKGRGVGAGRSASKLRIAQASLGPQDLSGSPASPWQERVLAPIQPDNCSTPTGTRVDPQSVRRSLIAPSSPGCQVSLAEKYSLVDRKEKPVRRSSRRIGKKAAEEPAASARIICHSYLERLLNVEVPQKVGPEQKPGKEAEPVEAAEPEVLKNAPRSATKIAISTPGSRPVAGGQETPSEGQQEPKTDQADGPKERPQSVRRKRSYKQAVSELEEEPQLEDEELQAPRSKTPSPPCPASKVVRPLRTFLHTVQRNQMLMTPTSAPRSSVMKSFIKRNTPLRMDPKEKERQRLENLRRKEEAELLRRQKVEEDKRRRLEEVKLKREERLRKVLQARERVEQMKEEKKKQIEQKFAQIDEKTEKAKEERLAEEKARKKAAAKKMEEVEARRKQEEEARRLRRLQQEEEERRHQELQKKKEEEQERLRRAAEAKRLAEQREQQREQERQLAEQREQERRREQERLQAERELQEREREKALRLQKERLQRELEEKKKKEEEQRLAEERLQEEQQRKARAAAAASKGLNVTVDVQSPACTSYQMTPQGHRAPPKINPDNYGMDLNSDDSTDDEAHPRKPIPTWARGTQLSQAIIHQYYHPPNLLELFGSILPLDLEDIFKKSKPRYHKRTSSAVWNSPPLLGARVPSSLAYSLKKY